Proteins encoded in a region of the Streptomyces violaceoruber genome:
- a CDS encoding 5-dehydro-4-deoxyglucarate dehydratase → MTSAPLAARLTVPSGPLFFPVTAYGPDGGLDLDVYRTHVRRGVEAGAAAVFACCGTGEFHALTPEEFAACVRAAVEESAGRVPVLAGAGYGTALAVRYARLAEQAGADGLLAMPPYLVLAGQEGLVRHYREVAAATPLPVIVYQRDNAVFTPESVVELARTDGVVGLKDGLGDLDLMQRIVSAVRTELPGEEFLYFNGLPTAEQTQLSYRALGVPLYSSAVFCFAPEIAVAFHRALREGDDTTVHRLLDGFYRPFVELRARGRGYAVALVKAGVRLRGLDVGEVRTPLQEPAEEHVKQLVQIIERGQVLVEEGAGR, encoded by the coding sequence GTGACCTCAGCCCCTCTCGCCGCCCGGCTCACCGTGCCCAGCGGCCCGCTGTTCTTCCCCGTCACGGCGTACGGACCCGACGGCGGACTCGACCTCGACGTCTACCGCACCCATGTGCGCCGCGGGGTCGAGGCCGGTGCCGCCGCGGTCTTCGCCTGCTGCGGCACCGGCGAGTTCCACGCCCTCACGCCCGAGGAGTTCGCGGCCTGCGTCCGCGCGGCCGTCGAGGAGAGCGCGGGCCGGGTGCCCGTCCTGGCGGGCGCGGGCTACGGCACCGCCCTCGCCGTGCGCTACGCCCGCCTCGCCGAGCAGGCCGGGGCCGACGGGCTGCTCGCCATGCCGCCCTACCTGGTGCTCGCCGGGCAGGAGGGGCTGGTGCGGCACTACCGGGAGGTGGCGGCCGCGACCCCGCTGCCCGTGATCGTCTACCAGCGCGACAACGCCGTGTTCACCCCGGAGAGCGTCGTCGAACTGGCCCGCACGGACGGCGTCGTCGGCCTCAAGGACGGGCTCGGCGACCTCGACCTGATGCAGCGCATCGTCAGCGCGGTGCGCACGGAGCTGCCGGGCGAGGAGTTCCTGTACTTCAACGGACTCCCGACCGCCGAACAGACCCAGCTCTCCTACCGCGCACTGGGCGTCCCCCTGTACTCCTCCGCCGTGTTCTGCTTCGCCCCCGAGATCGCCGTCGCCTTCCACCGGGCGCTGCGCGAGGGCGACGACACCACCGTGCACCGTCTGCTGGACGGCTTCTACCGGCCGTTCGTCGAACTGCGCGCCCGGGGCCGCGGATACGCCGTGGCCCTGGTCAAGGCGGGCGTGCGGCTGCGCGGCCTGGACGTGGGGGAGGTGCGGACGCCGTTGCAGGAGCCGGCCGAGGAGCACGTGAAGCAGCTCGTCCAGATCATCGAGCGGGGTCAGGTGCTGGTCGAGGAAGGAGCCGGCCGGTGA